One part of the Rutidosis leptorrhynchoides isolate AG116_Rl617_1_P2 chromosome 1, CSIRO_AGI_Rlap_v1, whole genome shotgun sequence genome encodes these proteins:
- the LOC139893525 gene encoding uncharacterized protein, producing the protein MSDSNKIPLSEECTALLRDSLPTKLGDTGRFTFQCSIYQSGTIHALANLGASINLMPYSLFKRLELGDLLPTKMTIQLADHTICYPKGIVENVLVTVNQFFYLSDFVVLDIKEDLDSPIVFG; encoded by the coding sequence ATGTCGGAttccaacaaaattccactgagtgaagaatgcacaGCATTACTCAGAGACTCTCTACCCACGAAACTAGGAGATACGGGGAGATTCACATTCCagtgttctatctaccaatctggaaccattcatgctttGGCTAATTTAGGAGCAAGCATTAACCTTATGCCTTACTCTCTTTTTAAGAGACTAGAGCTAGGAGACTTgttaccaaccaaaatgacaattcaACTTGCTGATCATACAATTTGTTATCCCaaaggcatagttgagaacgtcttggtaacAGTCAACCAATTCTTCTATCTTTCGGATTTTGTAGTGTTGGACATCAAGGAAGACCTTGATTCCCCTATCGTCTTTGGATGA